One genomic window of Triplophysa rosa linkage group LG11, Trosa_1v2, whole genome shotgun sequence includes the following:
- the nfil3-6 gene encoding nuclear factor, interleukin 3 regulated, member 6, whose amino-acid sequence MFEESSQEQTGVLRVVESASPAAMLGLNVAAPGPMSFTDEAVSILTSSSLLARTLLGRTSALKRKDAAPLSPAVRRRREFIPSENKDEGYWDKRKKNNEAAKRSREKRRVNDMVLENRVLALLEENARLRAELLALKFRFGMVKDPSNASILPLMTETCIPQPSGPHYYLPCGDGAQHVSHQSSGPQSGRGLRDTGSMSEDSGFSTPSGSSVGSPVYFEDRLGDHGKLSPHRADELGYESNHSPNTDGHGAVGHVPLYSRVEPVESMKSLPHKLRFKSAGGGEADNPGGRQSPVLPVVGARVPVPSGANEVAGYWAQQDGEDTRRVMHCSTARTYNQGMNPNESQYQTENSVLKSQLSSLSEEVAQLKKLFSEQLLTKTN is encoded by the coding sequence ATGTTTGAAGAATCATCCCAGGAGCAAACTGGAGTTTTGAGGGTTGTCGAATCGGCCTCACCTGCAGCAATGCTGGGGTTAAACGTGGCCGCTCCCGGCCCGATGTCCTTCACGGATGAGGCCGTGTCCATCCTCACCTCGAGTAGTTTGCTTGCACGCACGCTGCTGGGCCGAACGTCGGCTCTAAAGCGCAAAGACGCCGCCCCGCTAAGCCCCGCCGTGAGACGCAGGCGAGAGTTCATTCCAAGCGAAAACAAGGACGAGGGCTACTGGGACAAGCGCAAGAAAAACAACGAGGCCGCCAAGCGCTCCCGCGAGAAACGCCGGGTCAACGATATGGTCCTGGAGAACCGCGTGCTGGCGTTGCTGGAGGAGAACGCCAGGCTCAGAGCGGAACTGCTGGCTCTTAAGTTTCGCTTCGGGATGGTTAAAGATCCCTCGAACGCTTCTATACTTCCGCTGATGACAGAAACGTGCATTCCACAGCCGTCAGGCCCACATTACTACCTTCCCTGCGGGGATGGAGCCCAGCACGTGTCGCACCAGTCGAGTGGACCTCAGTCTGGACGAGGTCTCAGAGACACGGGCAGCATGTCTGAAGATTCGGGGTTCTCTACTCCGAGCGGCTCCAGCGTCGGTAGTCCAGTCTACTTTGAGGACAGGCTGGGTGACCACGGCAAGCTTTCCCCACACCGTGCAGATGAGCTCGGGTACGAGTCCAATCACTCCCCAAATACCGATGGCCATGGAGCCGTGGGACACGTGCCGTTGTACAGTCGCGTGGAGCCGGTGGAAAGCATGAAGAGTCTCCCGCACAAGCTGCGATTTAAGTCGGCGGGCGGCGGTGAAGCTGACAATCCTGGTGGGCGACAAAGTCCCGTTCTGCCAGTAGTGGGCGCTAGAGTACCCGTCCCGTCGGGTGCCAATGAAGTGGCGGGTTACTGGGCGCAGCAGGATGGAGAGGACACCAGAAGAGTGATGCACTGCAGTACGGCCCGAACCTACAACCAAGGCATGAACCCGAACGAGTCGCAGTACCAGACCGAGAACAGCGTGCTGAAATCTCAGCTCAGCTCGCTCAGCGAGGAGGTGGCCCAGCTCAAAAAGCTCTTTTCCGAGCAACTTCTCACCAAAACGAATTAG
- the nfil3-2 gene encoding nuclear factor, interleukin 3 regulated, member 2, with protein MESLNIQISPSTSTISENSDGFPPYSDLLHSPQINPRQGRIHKPKPNMSCRRKREFISDEKKDASYWEKRRKNNEAAKRSREKRRINDMVLETRVMALNDENVRLKTELLQLKLRFGLISTASYVEKSQQIGATGGSSTSSPTPNHFYPNNYSVSQMMLNSDSSETEQSVRGEGHVNMVKYSPRGSLSDMSDSSSRDSPEPMAYKIKQERGLEMDIVDCSTTQLMFNIHPRLPAVHHQQTFEPSYPINQQIHRHEAIVSPVIPQPAQRSVILYRSSSASFPVENQGTQELTRKQQQHLSQPTEGRTGSPTILAEVTKHLERKTLDSPPFDYADDEAVKRKSYIVQQPSHRVDASAPDLLLTPAEVDETQMYRQSNGTLEDDEPPVLTFEGGLRQESYYHPHSGKDTSSSDGDPRSSDKEGSTDDEESPSSSCSDTGIYHPHVFMTQSSTSQCKDGEIRGTALPHKLRLKHRAQGNGRTASQDMPTTPPTNVHTLPQHPYLDLSQSGHQQHVDREKDSRSIEGFCKQVTSTERGRIECGKKDSSTRNSCNQRHD; from the coding sequence ATGGAAAGTTTAAACATACAAATCTCCCCAAGCACGAGCACAATATCTGAAAACTCGGACGGCTTTCCACCCTACAGCGACCTTCTCCATTCACCCCAAATCAACCCTCGCCAGGGTCGCATTCACAAACCAAAGCCGAACATGAGCTGCCGACGCAAACGCGAATTCATCTCGGACGAGAAGAAAGATGCGTCCTACTGGGAAAAGCGACGCAAGAACAACGAGGCGGCCAAGCGTTCCCGGGAGAAGCGGCGCATCAACGACATGGTCCTGGAGACCAGAGTTATGGCGCTAAATGACGAGAACGTTCGCCTAAAAACAGAGCTTTTACAACTTAAGCTCAGGTTCGGCCTCATTAGCACGGCCTCCTACGTGGAAAAGAGTCAGCAGATTGGTGCAACAGGAGGCAGCTCAACATCTTCCCCGACCCCCAATCACTTTTACCCCAATAACTACAGTGTTTCTCAGATGATGCTGAACTCTGATTCTTCTGAAACCGAGCAGTCTGTTCGAGGGGAGGGCCACGTCAACATGGTGAAATACTCTCCGCGGGGGTCCCTGTCGGATATGTCTGACAGCTCCTCGCGAGACAGCCCAGAGCCAATGGCTTACAAAATCAAGCAGGAACGAGGACTAGAAATGGACATTGTGGATTGCAGCACCACACAGCTCATGTTCAACATTCATCCCAGGTTGCCTGCAGTACATCACCAGCAAACTTTCGAACCAAGTTATCCCATCAACCAACAGATACACCGCCACGAGGCGATTGTAAGTCCCGTCATCCCTCAGCCAGCGCAAAGAAGTGTCATCCTATACCGTTCCAGCAGTGCCTCGTTTCCTGTGGAAAATCAAGGGACCCAGGAACTAACTCGCAAGCAACAGCAGCATCTTTCTCAGCCTACGGAGGGACGAACCGGAAGTCCTACAATCTTGGCAGAAGTGACCAAGCATTTGGAGAGGAAGACTCTGGACTCTCCTCCTTTTGACTATGCAGATGACGAAGCGGTCAAAAGGAAGTCTTACATCGTCCAGCAACCGAGCCACAGGGTCGATGCATCTGCCCCAGACCTTCTGCTAACACCAGCGGAGGTCGATGAAACACAGATGTACCGTCAATCTAACGGCACCTTGGAGGACGACGAGCCACCGGTGTTGACCTTTGAAGGAGGCTTGAGACAAGAAAGCTACTACCATCCGCACTCAGGCAAGGACACTTCCTCAAGTGACGGGGATCCCCGTAGCTCTGATAAAGAGGGCTCCACTGATGATGAAGAGTCCCCCTCATCTTCTTGCTCTGATACCGGCATCTACCACCCTCATGTATTCATGACCCAAAGCTCAACGAGCCAGTGCAAAGACGGAGAAATCAGAGGCACAGCCCTACCCCACAAACTGAGACTCAAGCACAGAGCTCAGGGGAACGGCAGGACGGCATCCCAAGACATGCCGACGACACCACCCACCAACGTCCATACGTTACCTCAGCACCCCTACTTGGACCTGTCTCAATCTGGCCACCAGCAACACGTCGACAGAGAAAAAGACAGCAGGTCAATCGAAGGGTTTTGCAAGCAGGTCACCTCAACAGAGAGAGGAAGGATCGAATGCGGAAAGAAGGATTCCAGCACGCGTAACAGTTGTAACCAGAGACACGACTGA